One Peribacillus simplex NBRC 15720 = DSM 1321 genomic region harbors:
- a CDS encoding MFS transporter: MIKPIKEQKAVLIILLSNIFIAFLGIGLIIPVMPSFMNIMHLSGSTMGYLVAVFAVSQLVMSPFAGRWVDRYGRKKIIIIGLFLFGVSELIFGVGTNVSVFYLSRILGGISAAFIMPGVTAYVADITSVQERPKAMGYISAAISLGFIIGPGIGGFIAEYGIRLPFFLAAAIAFLACLTSIFILKEPLTKEQLAKVSANTKQTNFIGDLKRSLNPLYFIAFIIVFVLAFGLSAYETVFSLFSDHKFGFTPKDIAIIITISSIFGVVVQVFMFGKLVDILGEKKLIQLCLIVGAIFAVASTMISSFLAVLVVTCFIFLAFDLLRPALTTFLSKAAGKEQGFVAGMNSTYTSLGNIAGPSIGGLLFDVNINYPYLFAAVIIVIGLGITVIWKENRLVESLVK; this comes from the coding sequence ATGATTAAACCAATTAAAGAACAAAAGGCGGTATTGATTATTCTACTAAGCAATATATTCATTGCTTTTCTGGGAATTGGACTCATCATCCCCGTTATGCCGTCATTTATGAATATCATGCATTTATCAGGAAGTACGATGGGCTATCTAGTTGCCGTATTTGCGGTTTCACAGCTTGTTATGTCACCATTCGCAGGTCGTTGGGTTGACCGTTACGGCAGAAAGAAAATCATCATCATCGGCTTATTCCTTTTTGGTGTTTCAGAACTTATCTTCGGTGTAGGGACAAACGTATCGGTGTTTTATTTATCAAGGATCCTAGGGGGAATCAGTGCCGCCTTTATTATGCCAGGTGTTACTGCATATGTTGCGGATATTACATCCGTTCAGGAAAGGCCAAAAGCAATGGGCTATATTTCAGCGGCCATTAGCTTGGGCTTTATAATAGGACCCGGGATTGGTGGCTTTATTGCAGAATATGGTATACGCTTGCCCTTCTTCCTTGCAGCGGCCATTGCTTTTTTAGCATGCCTTACATCAATATTCATTTTAAAAGAGCCGCTGACAAAGGAACAGCTTGCAAAAGTTTCTGCTAATACAAAGCAAACAAACTTTATAGGCGATTTAAAAAGATCACTTAATCCGCTTTACTTTATTGCGTTCATCATTGTATTTGTACTCGCTTTTGGTTTATCAGCCTATGAAACTGTTTTTAGCCTATTTTCTGATCATAAATTCGGCTTCACGCCTAAGGATATTGCAATTATCATTACAATAAGCTCTATTTTCGGTGTTGTTGTGCAAGTATTTATGTTCGGAAAACTGGTAGATATTCTCGGCGAAAAGAAGCTTATCCAATTATGTTTAATTGTCGGTGCAATTTTTGCGGTAGCGTCCACTATGATTTCTAGCTTTTTGGCAGTTCTTGTTGTAACCTGCTTCATCTTCCTTGCATTTGACTTGCTGCGTCCGGCATTGACGACATTTTTATCAAAAGCTGCCGGGAAAGAACAAGGATTCGTTGCTGGAATGAACTCCACCTATACGAGCCTAGGGAATATCGCCGGGCCATCTATAGGAGGATTACTATTTGACGTAAACATCAACTATCCTTATCTTTTCGCTGCTGTGATTATCGTCATTGGACTGGGCATTACAGTCATTTGGAAAGAAAACCGATTGGTAGAAAGCTTAGTGAAATAA
- a CDS encoding TetR/AcrR family transcriptional regulator, with amino-acid sequence MKSNEIKEAALKYFTIHGYEGASLSQIAEEVGMKKQSIYAHFKGKDDLFLQVLRDAKETELSSKLQYFSKVDSKNPEKDLYGFLQLVIDLFQKNEHIKFWLRMSFFPPAHLEKEIGQEVIDIEEKVQAILECKFQDWINAKLIVEDAAITPTYAFLGVVDSILLELVYGNDEKRLKDKLAASWKVFWRGISQK; translated from the coding sequence TTGAAAAGTAATGAAATTAAAGAAGCTGCTCTAAAATATTTCACGATTCATGGTTATGAAGGAGCGTCTCTTTCTCAAATAGCTGAAGAAGTCGGCATGAAAAAGCAATCCATTTACGCCCATTTTAAAGGCAAGGATGATCTTTTTCTTCAAGTTTTACGTGATGCGAAAGAGACTGAGCTATCTTCGAAACTCCAATATTTCAGTAAAGTTGATTCAAAAAATCCTGAAAAAGATTTATACGGATTCTTACAATTGGTCATCGATCTTTTCCAAAAAAATGAGCATATAAAGTTTTGGCTGCGTATGTCCTTTTTTCCACCAGCGCATCTTGAAAAAGAAATCGGGCAGGAAGTCATAGATATCGAGGAAAAGGTGCAGGCGATACTGGAATGTAAATTCCAGGATTGGATCAATGCCAAATTAATCGTCGAAGATGCAGCCATAACGCCGACTTATGCTTTCTTGGGAGTAGTGGATTCCATTTTGCTTGAACTTGTATATGGCAATGATGAGAAACGGCTGAAGGATAAATTAGCTGCCTCTTGGAAAGTGTTTTGGAGAGGAATTTCACAAAAATGA
- a CDS encoding VCBS repeat-containing protein produces the protein MQLNLQTVLSREMNLNRTVIVTSKQGDINGDGTKDNVFLTANKTPDSPFWRNITLVIQNGRTNQYEQVQMKNNAGYNPTLFLGDFTGNKGEGILVVIDTGGSGGSIYAYVFSYLNGRLLTIFNSDTFNETFKYDVNYENQYKVKVNSYYLKERYILDLTYKDKEYLSEIYNEEGVLKAPIEGWVNPLSGLYPVDYNRDGIYELEAYQRIAGRYNADSLGYVQTVLKWNGQAFVPDRQNVAIFGRGI, from the coding sequence ATGCAATTGAACCTCCAAACTGTTCTTTCAAGAGAAATGAACTTGAACAGAACGGTCATAGTGACCTCAAAGCAAGGCGATATTAATGGGGACGGGACAAAGGACAATGTTTTTCTTACCGCAAACAAAACCCCTGATAGCCCCTTTTGGAGGAATATAACTTTGGTTATTCAAAATGGGAGGACTAATCAATATGAACAAGTTCAAATGAAAAATAACGCAGGATATAATCCGACCCTTTTTCTTGGTGATTTTACAGGTAATAAGGGGGAGGGCATTTTAGTGGTCATTGATACAGGAGGAAGCGGTGGTTCCATTTATGCTTATGTTTTTTCATATCTTAACGGTCGACTCTTGACCATTTTTAATTCAGATACATTCAATGAAACCTTTAAATACGATGTTAATTATGAAAACCAATACAAAGTAAAGGTGAACAGTTATTACCTAAAAGAAAGATACATTCTTGACCTTACTTATAAGGATAAGGAATATTTATCTGAAATTTATAACGAGGAAGGTGTATTGAAGGCGCCGATAGAAGGATGGGTCAATCCTTTATCTGGTTTATATCCGGTTGATTACAATAGGGATGGCATATATGAGCTCGAAGCGTATCAGAGGATCGCAGGGAGGTATAATGCCGACTCACTAGGATATGTACAGACCGTATTGAAATGGAACGGGCAAGCGTTTGTTCCTGACCGGCAGAATGTGGCTATTTTTGGAAGAGGAATATAG
- a CDS encoding NAD(P)-dependent oxidoreductase codes for MNILILGATGRVGGQLVTYGLQDRHHVTVLARTPEKIQINNANLTIIQGNVLNKDDIVRSMYGIVVVISALNTDGTTTLSASMPLIIEAMEYEGIQRIITIGTAGILQSRTTPNSLRYQSSESKQKSTRAAKEHHKVYEMLKQSTLLWTIVCPTYLPDGESVGTYRVEGDFLPENGVEISVPDTAEFAFSQIKSSDYLKSRVGIAY; via the coding sequence ATGAATATTTTAATTTTGGGTGCAACTGGACGAGTTGGGGGTCAATTAGTTACTTATGGTCTGCAAGACAGACATCATGTTACAGTTTTAGCTCGCACTCCAGAGAAGATTCAAATAAACAATGCCAATTTAACCATCATTCAAGGTAATGTTTTAAATAAAGATGATATCGTACGTTCCATGTATGGGATTGTTGTAGTTATTAGTGCACTGAATACTGATGGGACAACCACTTTATCAGCAAGTATGCCACTAATTATCGAAGCAATGGAATACGAAGGAATACAACGAATTATAACCATTGGAACAGCAGGTATTCTGCAAAGTAGAACCACCCCAAATTCTCTGCGTTATCAGTCAAGTGAATCAAAGCAGAAGTCTACCCGTGCAGCGAAAGAACATCATAAAGTTTACGAGATGCTTAAACAATCAACACTTCTATGGACTATTGTCTGTCCTACGTATTTGCCGGATGGAGAAAGTGTTGGTACATATCGTGTAGAAGGTGACTTTTTGCCGGAGAATGGAGTTGAAATATCCGTTCCTGATACAGCAGAATTTGCATTTAGCCAAATAAAAAGTAGCGATTATTTAAAATCACGTGTAGGTATTGCCTACTAA
- a CDS encoding MBL fold metallo-hydrolase, protein MKKRIRNTSICFLLVVSIILSLSLFLPSFGQTAVQQADFKVTLLGTGSPLLSTSRSGPATLVEVGDEKLLFDAGRGTALQLYKANMLPGSVDKLFLTHLHSDHTIGIPDVWLTGSLPTGGKREQAFKIWGPKGTEKMMLHMNKAFKADLDARNDSGNGNVEGANITANDIKEGIVYNKKGIEVIAFKVDHKSIEPAFGYRVNYKGHSVVISGDTRYNENLIKFAKGADVVIHEVAAAKPDNESESIANILDLHTTPEEAGKVFSEIQPKLAVYSHIVLLGGLTEEKANLIERTKKTYKGTVIVGEDLLSIEIGEKVQVQQPGNEANYGGNKRPASAF, encoded by the coding sequence ATGAAGAAAAGAATAAGGAATACTTCTATTTGCTTTTTGTTGGTAGTTTCAATAATTCTATCATTATCATTATTTCTTCCTTCTTTTGGCCAAACAGCTGTACAGCAAGCGGACTTTAAAGTAACTCTATTAGGAACAGGTTCTCCTCTTTTAAGTACATCTCGCTCCGGTCCAGCCACACTTGTTGAAGTTGGTGATGAAAAACTCCTCTTTGATGCTGGACGTGGAACTGCTTTACAATTATATAAAGCGAATATGTTACCAGGCAGTGTTGACAAGTTATTCCTTACTCATTTGCATTCGGATCATACAATCGGCATACCAGACGTATGGCTTACAGGTTCTTTACCAACAGGGGGGAAAAGAGAGCAAGCATTTAAGATTTGGGGACCTAAGGGAACCGAGAAAATGATGTTACATATGAATAAAGCATTTAAAGCCGATTTGGATGCAAGAAATGATTCTGGAAATGGAAACGTTGAAGGAGCAAATATTACGGCAAATGACATCAAGGAGGGTATTGTCTATAACAAAAAGGGAATTGAAGTAATAGCCTTCAAGGTTGACCATAAATCAATTGAGCCTGCTTTCGGTTATCGGGTTAATTACAAAGGGCATTCAGTAGTTATCTCAGGTGACACCCGTTATAATGAAAATCTAATTAAATTTGCTAAAGGTGCTGACGTAGTTATTCATGAGGTTGCAGCTGCAAAACCTGATAACGAATCAGAATCAATAGCAAATATACTTGATCTTCACACTACACCTGAGGAAGCAGGTAAAGTCTTTAGCGAAATACAACCAAAACTTGCCGTGTACTCACATATTGTATTATTGGGAGGATTAACAGAAGAAAAAGCTAATTTGATCGAAAGAACAAAAAAAACATATAAAGGAACAGTTATAGTAGGTGAGGATTTGTTGTCCATTGAAATAGGGGAAAAGGTACAAGTACAACAGCCGGGAAACGAGGCGAACTATGGGGGAAATAAAAGACCAGCTTCAGCTTTTTAA
- a CDS encoding transposase yields MAIRSIRHFGVSGRRILEAILNGEKIETDGLRKMVDWRTKASITDIANAINGRIRRHHRDMLRYHWEHMGYLEETIEELEKQIEQLLSPYRKEVELLDGITGVNKAAAATFIAEMGVDMSVFKSAKHLASWAGVSPGNYESAGKKNE; encoded by the coding sequence TTGGCCATCCGTTCTATCAGACATTTTGGTGTATCGGGACGCCGTATCCTTGAAGCGATTCTAAATGGTGAAAAAATAGAGACCGATGGTCTTCGAAAAATGGTGGATTGGCGAACAAAAGCAAGTATTACTGACATTGCCAATGCAATTAATGGTCGTATTCGCCGTCATCATCGTGATATGTTGCGTTACCATTGGGAGCATATGGGTTATTTAGAAGAAACCATAGAAGAATTAGAAAAACAAATTGAACAACTCCTGTCCCCTTATCGTAAGGAAGTAGAATTATTGGATGGTATAACTGGTGTGAACAAAGCTGCGGCAGCTACTTTTATTGCGGAGATGGGTGTTGATATGTCCGTATTTAAGTCAGCTAAACATCTTGCATCTTGGGCTGGTGTAAGTCCTGGAAATTACGAAAGTGCTGGAAAAAAAAACGAGTAA
- a CDS encoding GntR family transcriptional regulator — protein MKPLQHESVIPLYHQLMERLKGSIEKGNWTHGDKIPSENQLMDQFGVSRNTAKKAIEELVQEGILYRIQGKGTFVAKPKLQQSLMGFYSFSKVLKEKGMNPKDIILKIEEVKSTAKIREALLLGEDENVIEMKRLRCANDEPYILESSFIPKNVVSDTEQLKKVGEISLYDLFLQQFNIVVTRAKEAFEPVLIRAEESEYLQTEEGRPALLLERTAYDINGMPVEFCISIVRGDRCRFYTELT, from the coding sequence ATGAAACCACTGCAGCACGAAAGTGTAATTCCACTTTATCACCAATTAATGGAGAGGCTGAAGGGTTCTATTGAAAAGGGGAATTGGACGCATGGTGACAAAATCCCATCTGAAAATCAATTAATGGACCAATTCGGTGTAAGCCGGAACACAGCAAAAAAAGCAATTGAGGAGCTAGTACAGGAAGGCATCCTTTACCGAATTCAAGGAAAAGGTACCTTCGTGGCAAAACCAAAATTGCAACAGTCATTGATGGGGTTTTACAGCTTTAGCAAAGTATTAAAAGAAAAAGGAATGAACCCTAAAGATATCATTCTAAAAATAGAGGAAGTTAAATCAACGGCAAAAATCAGGGAAGCGCTTCTGCTTGGAGAAGATGAGAATGTCATTGAAATGAAACGCCTTCGTTGTGCCAACGATGAGCCGTATATTTTGGAATCATCTTTCATTCCGAAAAACGTGGTTTCAGATACGGAGCAACTTAAAAAAGTTGGCGAAATTTCATTATATGATTTATTTTTACAACAATTTAATATTGTAGTAACCAGAGCAAAAGAGGCATTTGAACCCGTCCTCATTCGTGCTGAAGAAAGTGAGTACCTTCAAACGGAAGAAGGCCGTCCGGCACTGTTGCTTGAACGGACAGCCTATGATATCAATGGAATGCCTGTTGAATTTTGTATATCCATTGTTCGAGGCGATCGCTGCCGCTTTTACACGGAACTAACATAA